The following proteins are encoded in a genomic region of Fundidesulfovibrio soli:
- a CDS encoding glycosyltransferase family protein encodes MPSPPRRMRLTDELGQPKTPGTAREILASADSPDWLLLGLGPDPAALAAGLPPEARVAWIECPDFEAQAGPDWLAAIPPHWTRLEGLPSPPGGNISLCVSSLRLFPGFWGPLMARLRLPSQAAPSTKPTVLMPASCGRLLRRELLKAFRARGFRVLEIQPGELAAVLRRESPSLFLSVNFDGLDESGFDYHLLRRAGVPVAVWCVDNPFHALSRLKGLFWREIHIFVTDGWFLESLRRHGAEHAYHLPLAACQSFFDARPDAPQLQGRLLFVGRSGFPGRDDYFAGLRPPQELLDEALAMLPQGQRPDYAWWLKRLGCETLWPGRQARLAGLGAELCGQAWRAAVIEGAAAAGPLSVCGDKRWPELARATFELLPPVDYYGPLAGMYASCRCVIGATSPLLPRGLNQRHFDVWAAGGLLLSDDTPGLDIFPADLMREIVFRTPGEIPEALRRLESAGEALRTAWREHIASQHTYDARVETILNHATP; translated from the coding sequence ATGCCAAGCCCTCCCCGGCGCATGCGCCTGACGGACGAACTGGGCCAGCCGAAAACGCCCGGCACCGCGCGGGAGATTCTCGCCAGCGCGGACTCGCCGGACTGGCTGCTGCTCGGGCTCGGGCCGGACCCTGCCGCTCTGGCCGCCGGGCTGCCCCCCGAGGCGCGCGTGGCCTGGATCGAATGCCCGGACTTCGAGGCCCAGGCCGGGCCGGACTGGCTTGCGGCCATCCCGCCGCACTGGACGCGCCTGGAGGGGCTGCCCTCCCCGCCCGGCGGCAACATCTCCTTGTGCGTATCGAGCCTCCGGCTGTTCCCAGGCTTCTGGGGCCCGTTGATGGCTCGTCTGCGCCTACCCTCCCAGGCGGCCCCTTCGACAAAGCCGACGGTGCTCATGCCCGCATCATGCGGACGGCTGCTGCGCCGCGAGCTGCTGAAGGCATTCAGGGCGCGTGGTTTCCGCGTCCTGGAGATCCAGCCCGGGGAACTGGCGGCCGTGCTGCGCCGGGAGAGCCCATCCCTGTTCCTGAGCGTCAATTTCGACGGCCTGGACGAGTCGGGGTTCGACTACCACCTGCTCAGGCGCGCCGGGGTGCCCGTGGCCGTATGGTGCGTGGACAACCCTTTCCACGCCCTGAGCCGCCTGAAAGGCCTGTTCTGGCGGGAAATCCATATATTCGTCACCGACGGCTGGTTCCTGGAGTCCCTGCGCCGCCACGGAGCAGAACACGCATACCATTTGCCTCTGGCCGCCTGCCAGAGCTTCTTCGACGCAAGGCCCGACGCCCCGCAGCTTCAAGGCAGGTTGCTCTTCGTCGGCCGCAGCGGCTTTCCCGGGCGGGACGACTATTTCGCGGGCCTGCGCCCGCCGCAGGAGCTTCTGGATGAAGCCCTGGCCATGCTTCCGCAGGGCCAACGCCCGGACTACGCCTGGTGGCTCAAGCGCCTTGGCTGCGAAACCCTTTGGCCCGGCAGGCAGGCTCGTCTGGCCGGGCTTGGCGCGGAGTTGTGCGGCCAGGCCTGGCGCGCCGCCGTCATCGAGGGCGCGGCAGCGGCCGGCCCCCTGTCGGTCTGCGGCGACAAGCGCTGGCCGGAGCTGGCGCGGGCCACCTTCGAGCTGCTGCCCCCTGTGGACTACTACGGCCCCCTGGCCGGGATGTACGCCTCCTGCCGCTGCGTCATCGGGGCCACAAGCCCCTTATTGCCACGCGGTCTGAACCAGCGCCACTTTGACGTGTGGGCAGCGGGCGGCCTGTTGCTCTCCGACGACACCCCTGGCCTGGACATCTTCCCCGCCGATCTCATGCGGGAGATCGTCTTCCGCACGCCCGGCGAAATCCCCGAGGCCCTGCGCCGCCTGGAATCCGCGGGCGAGGCCCTGCGCACCGCCTGGCGGGAGCATATCGCCTCCCAACACACCTACGATGCCCGGGTGGAAACCATATTGAATCACGCCACCCCTTGA
- a CDS encoding plasma-membrane proton-efflux P-type ATPase, whose translation MEPNVQPGVPVAEPGSKPDRKDDTKGNLKSLSMPELLERLGSSPDGLSQAEARSRLAQHGPNEIQEKATNAFLKFLSYFWGPIPWMIEAAVVLSAIARHWPDFAIILLLLLANAVVGFWEEHQAGNAIAALKAKLAIRARAKRDGKWVTPEARDLVPGDVIRLRLGDIVPADARLLEGDPIEVDQSALTGESLPATCASGEAVFSGAIVRQGEIDAIVYATGKDTYFGKTAQLVQVARTVSHFQRAVLKIGNYLIILAVSLVVLILCVAFFRGDQMLTTLQFALVLTVAAIPVAMPTVLSVTMAVGARLLARKEAIVTRLAAIEELAGVDILCSDKTGTLTQNKLTLGAPFAVDGVTAVDVIRNAALASRAENKDTIDLAVLGGLSNGEELKGYEVVHFQPFDPVHKRTEATVVGADGKEFRTTKGSAQVIMALSINAGQVEPAVEKAVNEFAARGFRSLGVARDDGGGAWRFLGVLPLFDPPREEAKATIAAARQMGVTVKMITGDQFAIAQETAGKLGLGKNILDASGFGGTDHPETPQLADAIEQADGFAQVFPEHKFHIVDVLQKRGHIVGMTGDGVNDAPALKKADCGIAVSGATDAARAAASIVLMTSGLSVIIHAITESRKIFQRMNSYAIYRIAETLRVLLFMTLAILVFNFYPLTAVMIVMLALLNDGAILSIAYDNVHYKNTPEAWNMRLVLGVSTVLGVIGVVSAFGLFYLGERVFHLDRAHIQTLMYLKLSVAGHLTIFLTRTRGPFWSIRPARVLWIAVLGTQILATLIAVYGVFMTPLGWGWALFVWGYALIWFVVNDRLKLLAYRVLDTTATAAAG comes from the coding sequence ATGGAACCAAATGTCCAGCCCGGAGTTCCAGTGGCGGAGCCGGGATCGAAGCCCGACAGGAAGGACGATACCAAAGGCAATTTGAAATCCCTTTCCATGCCGGAGTTGCTGGAACGGCTTGGATCGTCTCCGGATGGCCTCAGCCAAGCTGAAGCGCGGAGCCGGCTGGCCCAACACGGACCGAACGAGATACAGGAAAAGGCGACCAACGCCTTCCTGAAATTCCTCTCCTATTTTTGGGGGCCTATACCCTGGATGATCGAAGCGGCCGTGGTCCTGTCGGCGATTGCCCGCCACTGGCCGGACTTCGCCATCATCCTTCTTCTGCTACTGGCAAACGCCGTGGTGGGATTCTGGGAAGAACATCAGGCGGGCAACGCCATCGCCGCGCTGAAGGCCAAACTGGCGATCAGGGCTCGTGCGAAACGTGATGGAAAGTGGGTCACCCCGGAGGCGAGAGACCTTGTGCCCGGCGATGTCATCCGCTTGCGTCTGGGGGACATCGTGCCGGCGGATGCACGCCTCCTGGAAGGCGACCCGATAGAAGTTGATCAGTCCGCGCTTACGGGAGAGTCGTTGCCCGCCACGTGCGCATCCGGCGAGGCGGTGTTTTCGGGGGCGATAGTCCGGCAAGGCGAAATCGATGCAATCGTCTACGCCACCGGCAAGGACACCTACTTCGGCAAGACCGCGCAGCTGGTGCAGGTGGCCCGCACGGTCAGCCATTTCCAGCGAGCGGTGCTGAAGATCGGCAATTACCTGATCATCCTCGCAGTGTCCCTGGTGGTGCTGATTCTTTGTGTCGCGTTCTTTCGCGGCGACCAGATGCTCACCACGCTTCAGTTCGCACTGGTGTTGACGGTGGCCGCGATTCCCGTGGCCATGCCCACGGTGCTTTCTGTGACCATGGCCGTCGGCGCAAGGCTATTGGCCAGGAAAGAAGCCATCGTGACACGCCTGGCTGCCATCGAGGAGCTGGCGGGCGTGGACATCCTGTGTTCGGACAAGACCGGCACCTTGACCCAGAACAAGCTGACCTTGGGCGCTCCGTTCGCCGTTGACGGCGTCACCGCCGTCGACGTCATACGCAACGCCGCGCTGGCATCCCGCGCCGAAAACAAGGACACCATCGATTTGGCCGTGTTGGGCGGCCTGAGCAACGGTGAGGAATTGAAAGGCTATGAGGTGGTTCATTTCCAGCCGTTCGATCCGGTGCACAAGCGCACCGAGGCCACGGTCGTTGGCGCGGACGGAAAAGAGTTCAGAACGACCAAGGGCTCTGCACAGGTGATCATGGCGTTGTCGATCAACGCCGGGCAGGTGGAGCCAGCCGTCGAGAAGGCCGTCAATGAATTCGCGGCGCGGGGCTTCCGTTCGCTGGGCGTGGCGCGGGACGATGGAGGCGGTGCGTGGCGGTTTCTCGGCGTGTTGCCCCTGTTCGACCCGCCCCGGGAGGAAGCTAAGGCGACCATCGCCGCTGCTCGCCAGATGGGCGTCACGGTCAAGATGATCACCGGCGACCAATTCGCCATCGCCCAGGAGACAGCGGGGAAACTGGGGCTGGGCAAGAATATTCTGGACGCCTCCGGGTTCGGCGGCACGGATCATCCTGAGACGCCCCAATTGGCCGATGCCATAGAGCAAGCGGACGGCTTCGCCCAGGTATTCCCCGAACACAAGTTCCACATCGTGGATGTCTTGCAGAAACGAGGCCACATTGTGGGCATGACGGGCGACGGGGTGAACGACGCCCCCGCGCTGAAAAAGGCCGACTGCGGCATCGCCGTCTCAGGGGCGACGGACGCGGCGCGTGCGGCGGCGTCCATAGTATTGATGACATCAGGCTTGTCGGTGATCATACATGCCATCACTGAGAGCCGGAAAATCTTTCAGCGGATGAACAGTTACGCCATTTACCGCATCGCTGAAACCTTGCGCGTGCTGCTGTTCATGACGCTGGCGATTTTAGTTTTCAATTTTTACCCTTTGACTGCGGTGATGATCGTCATGCTGGCCCTGCTCAATGACGGCGCAATACTATCCATCGCCTACGACAACGTCCATTACAAGAACACGCCAGAGGCTTGGAACATGCGATTGGTGCTGGGGGTCTCCACTGTCCTGGGCGTCATAGGAGTCGTCTCCGCATTCGGCTTGTTTTATCTTGGCGAGCGGGTCTTTCATCTCGACCGTGCGCACATCCAGACCTTGATGTATCTGAAACTGTCCGTGGCTGGACATTTGACGATCTTCCTGACGCGCACGCGCGGGCCATTCTGGTCCATTCGCCCCGCACGGGTTCTCTGGATAGCTGTTCTTGGCACGCAAATACTGGCGACTCTGATCGCGGTGTATGGTGTGTTCATGACACCGCTCGGCTGGGGCTGGGCGCTGTTCGTATGGGGTTACGCTTTGATCTGGTTCGTCGTGAATGATAGACTGAAATTGCTCGCCTACCGGGTGCTTGATACAACTGCAACCGCCGCTGCTGGCTGA
- a CDS encoding DUF1269 domain-containing protein: MSEIVAVAYGEASKAADVRRQLLLMEKEYLSEVEDAVVVEKLPNGKIFLNHMTPLNMGESLGNTFLGNLLSLVIHGPEPYDAIEHLPGAVQGALRDAGVTDAYMKDLAEALRPGQSALFVMIRPGGSGKVIEKMGETGGKIVHLNLAHKDKSRLIVSA; the protein is encoded by the coding sequence ATGAGCGAAATCGTTGCCGTGGCTTACGGAGAAGCGAGCAAGGCCGCCGATGTGCGCCGCCAACTGCTTTTGATGGAAAAGGAATACCTCTCGGAAGTCGAGGACGCCGTGGTAGTTGAAAAATTGCCCAACGGGAAGATCTTCCTCAATCATATGACACCGCTCAACATGGGGGAGTCACTCGGCAACACGTTCCTCGGAAACCTGCTCTCTCTGGTCATCCATGGTCCTGAACCATACGACGCCATCGAGCATCTCCCGGGTGCGGTCCAGGGGGCCCTTCGGGACGCGGGGGTCACCGACGCCTACATGAAAGATCTGGCAGAAGCGCTCAGGCCCGGGCAGTCCGCGCTCTTTGTGATGATCCGCCCTGGCGGTTCAGGCAAGGTCATTGAAAAGATGGGAGAGACCGGAGGAAAAATCGTCCACCTCAACCTGGCGCACAAGGACAAGAGCAGGCTGATCGTCTCTGCCTAG
- a CDS encoding beta-phosphoglucomutase family hydrolase, with amino-acid sequence MDENGLGLPGSIRACLFDLDGVLTKTARLHAEAWKRMFDDFLASRARADGQPFVPFDAVGDYDQYVDGKPREDGIRSFLESRGIKLSEGKNDDPETAETIHGLGKRKNGIFLSLMRERGVEAYPGSLRYVRAVKAAGLRTAVASSSTNCREALIAAGIAELFDARVDGIVARERHLPGKPASDTYVAAARALGVDPAGAAVFEDALAGVAAGRAGKFGFVVGVDRMDQADELRSHGADIVVNDLAALLVSK; translated from the coding sequence ATGGATGAGAACGGATTGGGCTTGCCCGGCAGCATCCGCGCCTGTCTCTTCGACCTCGATGGCGTCCTCACCAAGACGGCGAGGCTTCACGCCGAGGCATGGAAGCGGATGTTCGACGACTTTCTCGCCAGCCGCGCCCGTGCGGACGGGCAACCATTCGTCCCCTTCGATGCGGTTGGCGATTATGACCAATACGTCGACGGCAAGCCGCGTGAAGACGGAATACGTTCGTTTCTTGAATCGCGCGGCATAAAGCTCTCCGAAGGGAAAAACGACGACCCGGAAACAGCGGAAACCATTCATGGGCTCGGAAAGCGCAAGAACGGTATTTTTCTCTCCCTGATGCGAGAACGGGGTGTGGAAGCATACCCCGGTTCATTGCGCTATGTGCGCGCGGTCAAGGCAGCCGGACTTCGCACCGCGGTGGCATCGTCGAGCACGAACTGCCGGGAGGCGCTCATTGCCGCCGGCATTGCGGAACTGTTCGACGCTCGCGTCGACGGCATCGTGGCCAGGGAGCGGCATCTCCCGGGCAAGCCGGCCTCGGACACCTATGTTGCGGCGGCCCGCGCTCTCGGCGTCGATCCTGCCGGGGCGGCGGTCTTCGAGGATGCCCTTGCCGGTGTGGCCGCAGGCCGCGCGGGCAAGTTTGGATTCGTGGTCGGCGTGGACCGCATGGATCAGGCCGACGAGCTTCGCAGTCACGGCGCCGACATTGTCGTCAACGACCTGGCTGCGCTCCTGGTGTCGAAGTGA
- a CDS encoding glycoside hydrolase family 65 protein — MILHPAFRLEPWALHETELHLDHLAQSESLFALSNGHIGLRGNLDEGEPHGLPGTYLNGFYELRPLPYAEAQYGLPESSQALVNVANCKLMRLLVNDEPFDARYGILRSHDRVLDFRAGTLARTVEWTSPAGQTVRVTSTRFVSFTHRTIVGICYEVEPLDWPANIVVQSELVANEQMPSFDGDPRVSSALESPLLPVDHQTRDAENVLIHRTRKSGLHVVAAMDHVVTGTSGVHVASETSSDSARIVVTDELKPGQRLRLVKLVAYGWSSKRTVSALRDQVAAAIAAARQTGWDSLLEGQRQYLNDFWARADVEIAGDPGLQQAVRFALFHVLQAGARAERRAIPAKGLTGNGYDGHSFWDSETFILPVLTYTMPAAAADSLRWRHSTINAARRRADELGLAGAAFPWRTINGEECSGYWPAGTAAFHVNADISDAVIRHVNATGDETFEREIGMDVLVQTARLWRSLGHHDPHGRFRIDGVTGPDEYSALADNNVYTNLMAARNLAGAADACERHQDRASDLGVTAEEMADWRAVADHIYIPYDKRRGVHPQAEGFTDHEVWNFAETKPEQYPLMMHFPYFDLYRKQVVKQPDLVLAMQLCGYAFTRDKKSRNFEYYNKITVQDSSLSACTQAVIAAEVGHLRLALEYAAEAAFIDLQDINHNVRDGLHLASLAGTWIALVNGFGGLRDHAGILSFAPRLPEHLTSLAFCIVYRQFYLRVEVTTTTATYRLTRGSGTMQITHHGEPLTLNNFDPIERPIPASMPTESPTLPPGRALCLRERGSGLWSRTQQRKGSPAG, encoded by the coding sequence GTGATCCTCCATCCTGCATTTCGCCTTGAGCCTTGGGCTCTTCACGAGACGGAACTCCACCTCGACCACCTGGCTCAGAGCGAATCGCTCTTTGCGCTTTCGAATGGCCACATCGGCTTGCGTGGCAACCTTGACGAAGGCGAACCCCACGGGCTGCCGGGAACATACCTGAACGGATTCTACGAACTGCGGCCCCTGCCCTATGCCGAGGCTCAATACGGGTTGCCTGAGTCCAGCCAGGCGCTCGTCAATGTCGCCAATTGCAAGCTGATGCGACTGCTCGTCAATGACGAACCTTTCGATGCCCGCTACGGCATCCTCCGGAGCCATGACCGCGTGCTTGATTTTCGCGCCGGCACCCTGGCGCGGACGGTCGAATGGACCTCACCGGCAGGGCAAACGGTGCGTGTGACCTCGACCAGGTTCGTTTCCTTCACGCATCGAACGATTGTCGGCATATGCTACGAGGTCGAACCGTTGGACTGGCCCGCCAACATCGTCGTGCAGTCCGAACTCGTCGCCAACGAGCAAATGCCCTCCTTCGACGGAGACCCCCGCGTTTCCAGCGCGCTGGAATCACCCCTGCTGCCTGTGGACCACCAAACACGGGATGCGGAGAACGTGCTGATCCATCGAACCCGCAAGAGCGGGCTGCACGTCGTAGCGGCGATGGATCATGTTGTCACGGGCACTTCCGGGGTGCATGTCGCTTCGGAAACCTCTTCAGATTCGGCCCGGATCGTCGTCACTGACGAACTCAAGCCGGGACAACGCCTGCGCCTGGTCAAGCTGGTGGCCTACGGATGGTCGTCCAAGCGCACGGTGTCGGCGCTGCGCGACCAGGTGGCCGCCGCCATAGCGGCGGCGCGACAGACCGGATGGGACAGCCTGCTCGAGGGACAGAGACAATACCTCAATGACTTCTGGGCGCGCGCCGATGTCGAGATAGCCGGAGATCCAGGGCTGCAGCAGGCTGTCCGCTTCGCCCTCTTCCATGTGCTCCAGGCGGGCGCACGGGCAGAGAGGCGCGCCATCCCCGCAAAGGGCCTGACGGGAAACGGCTACGACGGCCACTCGTTCTGGGACTCGGAGACGTTCATCCTGCCTGTCCTGACCTACACCATGCCGGCTGCCGCGGCCGATTCATTGCGCTGGCGCCACTCAACGATCAATGCTGCCCGGCGGCGGGCCGACGAGCTGGGCTTGGCCGGGGCCGCCTTCCCATGGCGCACCATCAACGGCGAGGAGTGCTCGGGGTATTGGCCCGCTGGAACCGCCGCATTTCACGTCAACGCGGACATCTCCGACGCGGTTATCCGCCATGTCAACGCAACCGGCGATGAAACTTTCGAGCGTGAAATCGGCATGGATGTTCTCGTGCAGACCGCGCGGCTGTGGCGCTCCCTCGGCCACCACGATCCGCACGGACGGTTTCGAATCGACGGCGTGACTGGCCCCGACGAGTACAGCGCCCTTGCCGACAACAATGTCTACACCAACCTCATGGCGGCCCGGAACTTGGCCGGCGCCGCCGACGCGTGCGAGCGCCACCAGGACAGGGCGAGCGATCTCGGTGTGACAGCCGAGGAAATGGCCGACTGGCGCGCCGTCGCGGACCACATCTATATTCCCTACGATAAACGGCGAGGCGTGCATCCACAGGCTGAAGGCTTCACCGACCACGAGGTGTGGAACTTCGCCGAAACGAAACCAGAACAGTACCCACTCATGATGCATTTTCCCTACTTCGACCTCTACAGAAAGCAGGTCGTGAAACAGCCTGACCTCGTACTTGCCATGCAGCTTTGCGGATATGCATTCACTCGCGATAAAAAATCAAGGAACTTTGAATACTACAACAAAATTACTGTCCAGGATTCTTCCCTGTCCGCATGCACGCAAGCCGTAATAGCCGCAGAGGTTGGCCATCTCCGGCTTGCGCTCGAATATGCCGCGGAAGCTGCGTTCATTGACCTGCAAGACATAAATCACAACGTACGGGATGGCCTGCATCTCGCTTCCCTTGCAGGGACATGGATTGCACTGGTCAACGGTTTCGGCGGCCTGCGAGATCACGCAGGCATATTGTCTTTTGCCCCGCGCCTGCCTGAGCACCTCACATCACTGGCCTTCTGCATTGTGTACCGCCAATTTTATCTTCGGGTGGAGGTGACAACGACCACCGCCACCTACAGGCTCACGCGGGGATCAGGCACGATGCAGATCACGCATCACGGAGAGCCGCTGACGCTGAACAATTTCGATCCAATCGAACGGCCGATTCCGGCTTCTATGCCAACCGAGTCGCCAACATTGCCTCCAGGCCGTGCGTTGTGCCTCCGCGAGCGGGGATCGGGCCTGTGGAGCCGGACGCAGCAGAGGAAGGGGTCTCCAGCGGGGTGA
- a CDS encoding response regulator — MAEDDQINRFLAVNLLGRLGHQVEVAHNGQEAVETLKAGNFDLVLMDVRMPDMDGEEAVAAIRRGDAGEEKAKVPVVALTANALRGDRDHLLAAGMDDYLAKPLELAELDRVLAELLAKRDGIKAPLA, encoded by the coding sequence GTGGCCGAGGACGACCAAATCAACCGGTTCCTGGCGGTCAATCTCCTTGGGCGGCTCGGCCACCAGGTGGAGGTAGCGCACAACGGACAAGAAGCCGTCGAGACGCTCAAGGCCGGGAACTTCGACCTGGTTCTCATGGACGTGCGCATGCCGGACATGGACGGGGAAGAAGCCGTAGCAGCCATACGGCGCGGTGATGCAGGAGAAGAGAAGGCCAAAGTCCCGGTGGTGGCCTTAACGGCCAACGCCCTGCGCGGAGACCGGGATCACCTCTTGGCCGCCGGCATGGACGATTACCTGGCCAAGCCCTTGGAATTAGCGGAGCTGGACCGGGTGCTGGCGGAGTTGCTGGCAAAACGGGACGGCATAAAGGCGCCCTTGGCGTAA
- a CDS encoding FAD-binding oxidoreductase, protein MDNVRLQTLSGASALVDGTEVEALRAALRGGLLLPGDPGYDSARSIWNAMIDRRPAMIVQALGAVDVKAAVDFARRHQAVLAVRGGGHNIAGNAVCEGGVMIDLSRMRSVRVDPESRTVRVDGGAILSDVDRETQAFGLAVPVGINSTTGIAGLTLGGGFGWTSRTFGLTIDNLLSVDIVTADGELRRANARLNPDLFWAVRGGGGNFGVVTSFEFELHSLGPEVIAGLLLHPIAEAPALMREYRRLAAEAPDELSAWLVLRKAPPAPFVPVEWHGKEVMIIALCHTGTLTAGEKDVIPFRKLGKPIVDLVGPHPFAGWQAAFDPLLSPGARNYWKSHDFKELSEGACDALLDAVKRLPADECELFVGHLGGRVNRISPEATAYTRRDVQFVVNMHTRWRDTAQDEACINWARGLFKALTPHALGSVYVNFMPSDELDRIRGAFGSNYEQLAEVKRRYDPMNLFRLNQNISQAG, encoded by the coding sequence ATGGACAACGTACGCTTGCAGACCCTCTCCGGCGCTTCGGCGCTCGTGGACGGAACCGAAGTGGAGGCCCTGCGCGCCGCCCTGCGCGGGGGCCTGCTGCTGCCCGGCGACCCCGGCTACGACTCGGCCCGGTCGATCTGGAACGCCATGATCGACCGTCGGCCCGCCATGATCGTCCAGGCCTTGGGGGCAGTGGACGTGAAGGCGGCAGTGGATTTCGCCCGCAGGCACCAGGCGGTCCTGGCGGTGCGCGGCGGGGGGCACAACATCGCGGGCAACGCCGTCTGCGAGGGCGGCGTCATGATCGACCTCTCGCGCATGCGCTCCGTACGGGTGGACCCGGAATCCCGAACCGTCCGGGTCGACGGCGGCGCGATCCTCTCCGACGTGGACAGGGAGACCCAGGCCTTCGGGCTGGCCGTGCCGGTCGGGATCAACTCCACAACCGGCATCGCCGGGCTCACCCTGGGCGGCGGATTCGGCTGGACCAGCCGCACCTTCGGCCTGACCATCGACAATCTGCTCTCGGTGGACATCGTCACCGCCGACGGTGAGCTGAGGCGGGCGAACGCAAGGCTGAATCCCGACCTGTTCTGGGCGGTGCGCGGGGGTGGCGGCAACTTCGGGGTGGTGACGTCCTTCGAATTCGAACTGCACAGCCTCGGCCCGGAGGTCATCGCCGGGCTGCTGCTGCACCCCATCGCCGAGGCTCCGGCCCTGATGCGCGAGTACCGGCGGTTGGCGGCCGAGGCCCCGGACGAACTGAGCGCCTGGCTGGTGCTGCGCAAGGCGCCTCCGGCCCCGTTCGTACCAGTGGAGTGGCACGGCAAGGAGGTTATGATCATCGCTCTCTGCCACACCGGGACGCTCACGGCCGGAGAAAAGGACGTGATCCCATTCCGTAAGCTGGGCAAGCCCATCGTGGACCTTGTCGGGCCGCATCCCTTCGCCGGTTGGCAGGCCGCTTTCGACCCCCTGCTGAGCCCCGGGGCACGCAATTACTGGAAGAGCCACGACTTCAAGGAGCTTAGCGAGGGGGCCTGCGACGCGCTTCTAGACGCCGTCAAACGCTTGCCGGCGGACGAATGCGAGCTGTTCGTGGGGCACCTGGGCGGGCGGGTCAACCGCATTTCGCCCGAGGCCACAGCCTACACCCGCCGCGACGTGCAGTTCGTCGTGAACATGCACACCCGCTGGCGCGACACCGCGCAGGACGAAGCCTGCATCAACTGGGCGCGCGGCCTGTTCAAGGCGCTCACCCCCCACGCCCTGGGCTCGGTGTACGTCAACTTCATGCCTTCGGACGAGTTGGACCGCATCCGTGGCGCCTTCGGCTCCAACTATGAGCAGCTTGCGGAGGTGAAGCGCCGCTACGACCCCATGAACCTGTTCCGGTTGAACCAGAACATTTCCCAGGCGGGCTGA
- the ygiD gene encoding 4,5-DOPA dioxygenase extradiol, whose protein sequence is MRRMPAIFIGHGSPMNAVEANPFSPQWSEAAREMPRPEAILCVSAHWLTEGSFAATAARPETIHDFWGFPQALYDITYPAPGSPETAGAAMRAVKSASVAPDPEWGLDHGAWCVLRAMYPEADIPVCQLSIDMHAAPEAHHAIGRELAPLREEGVLILCSGNIVHNLGMLRRSEPPHAWAVEFDEAVRDAVERCADEELFDPARFGKAGKLSVPTSEHYWPLLYALGAASHDEKPRWFAEGFDLSSISMRSAVFG, encoded by the coding sequence ATGCGACGCATGCCTGCAATCTTCATCGGACACGGCAGCCCCATGAACGCCGTGGAGGCCAATCCCTTCTCGCCCCAATGGAGCGAGGCCGCCCGCGAGATGCCCAGGCCCGAAGCCATCCTCTGTGTAAGCGCCCACTGGCTGACCGAAGGATCGTTCGCGGCCACCGCGGCACGGCCGGAAACCATCCACGACTTCTGGGGATTCCCCCAGGCCCTCTACGACATCACCTACCCCGCGCCCGGGTCGCCTGAAACGGCCGGGGCCGCCATGCGGGCCGTGAAATCCGCCTCCGTCGCCCCGGACCCGGAGTGGGGGCTGGACCACGGGGCCTGGTGCGTGCTGCGCGCCATGTACCCCGAAGCGGATATCCCGGTCTGCCAGCTGAGCATCGACATGCACGCGGCTCCTGAAGCGCACCATGCGATCGGCCGCGAACTGGCGCCCCTGCGAGAAGAGGGTGTCTTGATACTGTGCAGCGGAAATATCGTGCATAATCTTGGCATGTTGCGTCGCTCCGAGCCGCCCCACGCTTGGGCCGTGGAGTTCGACGAGGCCGTGCGGGACGCCGTGGAGCGCTGCGCGGACGAGGAACTCTTCGATCCGGCCAGGTTCGGCAAGGCGGGCAAACTCTCGGTGCCAACCAGCGAGCACTACTGGCCCTTGCTCTACGCCCTGGGCGCGGCCAGCCACGACGAGAAGCCGCGCTGGTTCGCGGAGGGGTTCGACCTCTCCTCGATCTCCATGCGCAGCGCCGTGTTCGGCTAG